The window CCCCCGCCGTAGCGCGGCCAGCCACCCCGCGCCGCCTCGCGCTGGCCAACGCCTGGCCGCCACCCCGCGCGCCCTCGGCCCCCCGACCGccagaggaggagggaggaggagcaggccaccGGAGGAGCCCCACCCCGCCGCTCGCCTCAACCCGCCGGAGGTGCCCCGCCCCGACCGCGCCGCTCGCCCACGCCCGCTGGCTGGCCCACCCCGAGGAGGAGAACCTCCGCGCCATCCGCCGGCcaccggagaaggaggaggaccccGCGCCACCTGCCAACCCCGTCCACGCTGTCCGCCGTGCCCGCCCCCGTTCAGAGGTGCCCCGCCCCGACCCCTTGACGCCGCCCCGTCCGTGACCTCTGACGTCCCTCCAACGTCCAGGTATGCCCTTCCCTCGCTTCATGGTGTACAATGctggtgaaggaggaggtctaggtggaggtcgaggtggtggtggcgtgcaatggtggaggtgtagtttgaggtggaggtggagaaggagggtagtgtgttcgttgaggtggtggtggtgtagtcgttgtggtggatgtggtggtgtggtcgttgtggtggatatggtggtgtggtcatggtcgttgtggtggatgttGTGGTGTTgtcgtggtcgtggtggtggtggtggtggtgtgttggtggtggattaatatatatctggctatcggccatcgtgccatatttgttcccttgatatgtggttgtcggccatcgtgctggttttttcttgtaggttttggaacctccccatacaggggaggttctgtcgaaattttcaacttattatattgtgtttcttcttttgcagagaagagcacgTCAGAGGGGACTCAGCGGCCTCGATCCTCTTCGTcggcgttgcgggtctgcctaCACAGCATCGCCTCGTCACTGcctcgactcgccactgccctgctagcctgactccaccgccaccctaggtataaataagccctcctcccgtatcattgtcttagatcgtgtaacccagttaggcgtctcccgtccgaaagagatacggtcgtaggtatgcggatctttgcatatctacgaccgtatctgtttcagattgtccacgttttttggacagcccatagatgcatagatgggttagtttccatggtctgctccagtCCGAGACCGAGTTTCAGCAGCTCTTCCCtattgttcttcggatacacactctccctggcaggacgtgtatcgggagaacagtggggaggtgctgccgaaattctatcttggagaggagcggagcctggaaactgacctcatctacgcatccacgggtgggattaggatctatcctcacctattagacattaggaacaccgcgtagatgcaattgatggtcacaatactctgtgatgtaaatgttaaaggatggaggaccgtcagtggatgtacatgggctagaGAAGCGgcagtgactacgactatgaatgggtgaaggggacagatcgtttcttgaaacatgcatttggcccaggagcaggaggacattctctagtttggtgtccctgcagcaaatgtgacaacaggagaaaggtagacgagaagaccatgggtagacatcttgtgttcaatggttatacgcctggctatcagcagtggatctaccatggtgaagcagatcgtataagagtggaggtggtgagagcacgcctcgaggcttttgatgatgatgccggggtagcagacatgctagatgacgcccaccaagctcacttcgctgaatgacgtgagaaggaggagatggaggaatccacaaaggacttctacaaaatgttgcactcgGCATAAAAACCCCTTCATGAGCGTACAACGATTTCTCAGCTAGATGCGGTTGGACgcataatggggttgaaggccgagttaaacctgagtcgagaaggcttcgataagatgttggccgtgtttggcaccatgctaccggagaagcacactttgccgacaaacttgtacgaggcagagaaactccttcatATGCTTAAggtgccgtatgacaagatacatatttgtccgaaggggtgcgtcctatttaggaaagaacacaaggacacaaattactgtccaaagtgtaaatcctccaggtacctggaggtagactctggtgatggtcagaaaaagCAGCTTCTGATCCCTGCAAGAGtgctacggcaccttcctttcctaccgaggatccaatggctattcatgatcgaggaatccgcgaaacagatgacatggcacaaagatggcaaacggtacaatcctaggaagatggtacatccgtctgatgctgaagcatggacgtacttcaatgacaaacatcgtgacaaagcagctgaggcccgtaatgtatgtgtcgcactggcaacagatgggttcaatccttatggaatgatggctacccccatacacatgctggcccatttttgttatccccctcaatctccctcccggcatctcctttcaacggcataacgtattcttgtcgttgataattcctggacacccagggagtaatatgggtgtgttcatggagcctgtgattgatgaattgatccatgcttgggagaagggggtatggacatacgaccgagctacaaagacaagcttcaaaatgcacatttggtaccactactccctgcatgacttcctggcgtatgggttatttgccgcctggtgtgttcacgggaagttcccatgcccaatatgcaaggaagctgtgaggttcatttggttgaagaagggtggcaagtattcatcgttcgaccagcatcgtcagttcctccctctagactAGGAATTCAGaaaagacatcaagagctttacgaaaggtgtcaaagtgacagaccctaaaccgcacttgaggactggtgccgaggttcatgctcagatagatgctctcgtgcccaatgaagaaggtgattttgtgggatatggtgaggaacatatgtggactcataagtccggcttgacgaggctcccctatttcgatgaccttcttctgccacataatattgatgtaatgcacactgaaaagaatatcgccgaggcactttggggaactctcatggacactaacaagtctaaggacaacgctaaggctagagtggac is drawn from Miscanthus floridulus cultivar M001 unplaced genomic scaffold, ASM1932011v1 fs_772_3_4, whole genome shotgun sequence and contains these coding sequences:
- the LOC136533022 gene encoding uncharacterized protein, with product MKRGKGIPGRWRDVRGHGRGGVKGSGRGTSERGRARRTAWTGLAGGAGSSSFSGGRRMARRFSSSGWASQRAWASGAVGAGHLRRVEASGGVGLLRWPAPPPSSSGGRGAEGARGGGQALASARRRGVAGRATAGGTGQPGTLWRAGRVAGHVGWRWRLGAVVGGGGAGQPGALRRAERAAGRGAAAGQSSGGVKRSVGEIAFPEVAAEIVIAITAISVAILINPVTVVTMAITVVISAVVIPNITAVVVPTTIMTIVSTLTVV